A window of the Oscillospiraceae bacterium NTUH-002-81 genome harbors these coding sequences:
- a CDS encoding recombinase family protein, protein MLRQTTQQLITALYPRLSHEDELQGESNSISNQKRILETYAKQNGFSNLRWYTDDGYSGANFQRPGFQAMLADIEAGKVGTVIVKDMSRLGRNYLQVGMYTEMIFPQKGVRFIAINDGVDSAQGENDFAPLRNIFNEWLVRDTSKKIKAVKRSKGMSGKPITSKPVYGYLMDEDENFIIDEEAAPVVRQIYSLCLAGNGPTKIARMLTEQQIPTPGTLEYRRTGSTRRYHPGYECKWATNTVVHLLENREYTGCLVNFKTEKPSYKLKHSIENPPEKQAVFENHHEPIIDRETWERVQELRKQRKRPNRYDEVGLFSGILFCADCGSVMYQQRYQTDKRKQDCYICGSYKKRTADCTAHFIRTDLLTAGVLSNLRKVTSYAAKHEARFMKLLIEQNEDGDRRRNAAKKKELEAAEKRIAELSAIFKRLYEDSVTGRISDERFTELSADYEAEQKELKERAARLREELSKAQEATANAEKFMNVVRRHTTIEELTPTLLREFVEKIVVHESVALDGKRRGKLRRQEIEIYYSFVGKVELPDT, encoded by the coding sequence GAGGATTTTGGAAACCTATGCCAAACAGAATGGATTTTCCAATCTGCGCTGGTACACCGACGACGGTTATTCCGGTGCGAACTTTCAAAGACCCGGATTTCAAGCCATGCTTGCAGACATTGAAGCAGGGAAAGTCGGGACAGTTATCGTCAAGGATATGTCGAGGTTAGGGCGAAACTACTTACAGGTGGGAATGTACACAGAAATGATTTTCCCACAGAAAGGTGTCCGCTTCATCGCTATCAATGACGGAGTGGACAGCGCACAGGGGGAAAATGATTTTGCCCCGCTGCGGAACATTTTTAACGAATGGCTGGTGAGAGATACGAGCAAGAAAATCAAGGCAGTAAAACGCTCTAAGGGCATGAGCGGAAAGCCCATCACAAGCAAGCCCGTCTATGGCTACCTCATGGACGAGGACGAAAACTTTATCATTGACGAGGAAGCCGCCCCGGTGGTACGGCAGATTTACAGCCTTTGCCTTGCCGGGAACGGTCCGACCAAGATAGCCCGTATGCTGACCGAGCAGCAAATCCCCACGCCGGGGACGCTGGAATACCGCAGGACGGGCAGCACCCGCCGCTACCACCCCGGCTATGAGTGCAAGTGGGCGACCAATACCGTGGTTCATCTGCTGGAAAACCGGGAATATACGGGCTGTCTGGTAAACTTTAAGACCGAGAAGCCGTCCTACAAGCTGAAACACAGCATAGAAAATCCCCCGGAAAAGCAGGCGGTTTTTGAGAACCACCATGAGCCTATCATTGACCGGGAAACGTGGGAACGGGTGCAGGAGTTACGCAAGCAGCGCAAACGCCCCAACCGTTATGACGAAGTGGGCTTGTTCTCCGGCATACTCTTTTGTGCCGACTGCGGCAGCGTCATGTACCAGCAGCGATACCAGACGGACAAGCGCAAGCAGGACTGTTATATCTGCGGAAGCTACAAGAAACGCACCGCCGACTGCACAGCGCACTTTATCCGCACTGACCTCTTGACCGCTGGCGTACTCTCCAATCTGCGGAAAGTTACCAGCTATGCGGCAAAGCATGAAGCCCGGTTTATGAAGCTTTTAATCGAGCAGAATGAGGACGGGGACAGACGCAGGAACGCCGCCAAGAAAAAGGAGCTGGAAGCCGCCGAGAAACGCATAGCCGAGTTATCTGCTATCTTCAAGCGGCTGTATGAGGACAGCGTAACCGGGCGCATATCGGACGAGCGTTTCACAGAGCTGTCGGCAGACTATGAAGCCGAGCAGAAAGAACTGAAAGAACGTGCCGCCAGACTGCGGGAAGAACTTTCCAAAGCGCAGGAAGCCACCGCAAACGCTGAAAAGTTTATGAATGTGGTACGCAGGCACACTACCATTGAAGAACTTACCCCTACTCTGCTGCGGGAGTTTGTGGAGAAAATCGTTGTCCATGAAAGCGTTGCCCTTGACGGGAAACGCCGGGGCAAGTTACGCAGACAGGAAATCGAAATCTATTATTCTTTTGTCGGCAAGGTAGAACTGCCCGACACCTAA